The proteins below are encoded in one region of Ferruginibacter lapsinanis:
- a CDS encoding phytoene desaturase family protein, with the protein MKKVVIIGSGFAGLSAASFMAKAGWDVTVVEKNSIPGGRARQLQEKGFVFDMGPSWYWMPEVFERFFNSFGKKVADYYQLQRLDPSYRIYWKNDKMDVPAEYKLLKELFESIEPGSSAMLDKVMKEAAYKYEVGINKLVHKPGQSIAEFLDWDLIKGVFKLDVFNSIKRHFARHFKDPRIKQLLEFPVLFLGALPQDTPALYSLMNYADIKLGTWYPKGGMYKIVEGMYSVAKELGVKFIFDCNVKEIKVENGLASKVLAQLFSETEISFDADVVIGAADYNFIETKLLQKKYRTYTDKYWDTRVMAPSCLLYYVGLNKKLTDVLHHTLFFDVSFDVHGNEIYKNPQWPSNPLFYVCAASVTDETVAPDNCENLFFLIPVATGLQGDTEILRNEYFEKIVKRFEERIGQNITDAIIYKRSYSVSNFIEDYNSFKGNAYGLANTLLQTAILKPACRSKKVANLFYTGQLTVPGPGVPPSLISGEVVAKQVIKNFS; encoded by the coding sequence ATGAAAAAGGTTGTAATTATAGGGAGTGGGTTTGCAGGGTTATCTGCGGCGAGTTTCATGGCTAAGGCTGGATGGGATGTTACAGTAGTAGAAAAAAACAGCATACCCGGTGGTAGGGCAAGACAATTACAAGAGAAAGGATTTGTTTTTGATATGGGCCCCAGTTGGTACTGGATGCCCGAAGTGTTTGAAAGATTTTTTAATTCTTTCGGAAAGAAGGTGGCAGATTATTATCAATTGCAACGCCTCGATCCGTCATATAGGATTTATTGGAAAAATGACAAAATGGATGTGCCGGCTGAGTACAAGTTATTGAAAGAATTGTTTGAAAGTATTGAGCCGGGAAGTAGTGCTATGTTAGATAAAGTGATGAAGGAAGCTGCATATAAATATGAGGTAGGGATAAATAAATTGGTTCATAAACCGGGGCAATCAATCGCAGAATTTTTAGATTGGGATTTGATAAAAGGTGTTTTTAAGTTAGATGTTTTTAATTCTATCAAAAGACATTTTGCCCGACATTTTAAAGATCCTCGTATTAAACAATTGCTCGAGTTTCCTGTTTTATTTTTAGGAGCCCTTCCTCAGGACACGCCGGCGTTATATAGTTTAATGAACTATGCAGATATTAAATTGGGCACGTGGTATCCTAAAGGTGGAATGTATAAAATAGTGGAGGGAATGTATAGTGTGGCAAAAGAACTTGGGGTAAAATTCATATTTGATTGTAATGTAAAAGAAATTAAAGTTGAAAATGGTTTGGCATCGAAGGTTTTAGCGCAGCTTTTTTCAGAAACAGAAATATCTTTTGATGCTGATGTGGTGATAGGCGCAGCAGATTATAATTTTATAGAAACCAAACTATTGCAGAAAAAGTATAGAACATATACAGATAAATATTGGGATACGAGAGTAATGGCCCCCAGCTGCCTGCTGTATTATGTGGGATTAAATAAAAAGTTGACAGATGTTTTACATCATACACTTTTTTTTGATGTAAGTTTTGATGTACACGGCAATGAGATCTACAAAAACCCTCAATGGCCATCCAATCCATTATTCTATGTTTGTGCAGCATCAGTTACAGATGAAACTGTTGCCCCGGATAATTGTGAGAATTTGTTTTTCTTAATACCTGTAGCGACAGGCTTGCAAGGGGATACAGAAATATTGAGAAATGAATATTTTGAAAAAATTGTAAAAAGGTTCGAAGAGAGGATAGGGCAAAATATAACTGATGCTATCATCTATAAAAGGTCATATTCCGTAAGTAATTTTATAGAGGATTATAACTCTTTCAAAGGAAATGCCTATGGCTTGGCAAATACGCTATTGCAAACAGCTATTTTAAAACCTGCTTGCAGAAGCAAAAAGGTTGCAAATCTTTTTTATACAGGGCAACTAACTGTTCCGGGTCCGGGAGTTCCGCCTAGTTTGATCAGTGGAGAAGTAGTAGCAAAACAAGTAATAAAAAATTTCAGTTAA
- the crtD gene encoding 1-hydroxycarotenoid 3,4-desaturase CrtD codes for MSRKRAIIIGSGIGGMATAIRLAVMGFEVIVYEKNNCPGGKLTAFEKDGFKFDAGPSLFTQPQNIEELFVLAGEPIEKYFTYKPVDIACKYFYENGKVINAYTNADKFARELQEKIDEDPDSVKNYLKQSEKLYDNVGTIFLNHSLHKISTWLHRRVLKALKAVKLTYLFNSLNTYNTNRFSTPEATQLFNRFATYNGSNPYKAPAMLSLIPHLEQNQGAFYPHGGMISITNALFSLAQKKGVQFYFDTPVKRIIHDNKKIKGVEANDLLIPADIVVSNADIYFTYKNLLSDIARSQKVLKQERSSSAVIFYWGIKKEFSQLLLHNIFFSKNYKDEFQKIFVSKELSDDPTVYINVTAKMEQGQAPIGKENWFVMVNAPANTGQDWEQVKFILRKSIIDKLNRLLGEDIEKLIETERTLDPVQIEEQTASYMGSLYGTSSNAPLAAFFRHANLTHEIKDLYFCGGSVHPGGGIPLCLKSAKIVSELIQSQIKTIDK; via the coding sequence ATGAGCAGAAAGAGAGCAATTATCATCGGTAGCGGAATAGGTGGTATGGCTACAGCAATTCGCTTGGCTGTAATGGGCTTTGAAGTGATTGTGTACGAAAAAAATAATTGCCCGGGAGGGAAATTGACCGCATTTGAAAAAGATGGATTTAAGTTTGACGCAGGGCCATCGCTTTTTACTCAACCACAAAACATAGAAGAGCTTTTTGTATTGGCTGGTGAACCGATAGAAAAATATTTTACCTATAAGCCCGTAGATATTGCTTGTAAATATTTTTATGAAAATGGTAAGGTCATTAATGCATATACCAATGCAGATAAGTTTGCTAGAGAATTGCAGGAAAAAATTGATGAAGACCCGGATTCGGTTAAGAATTATCTGAAACAATCAGAGAAGTTATACGATAATGTCGGTACAATTTTCTTGAATCATTCCTTACATAAAATTTCTACCTGGCTGCATAGAAGAGTGTTGAAGGCTTTGAAGGCCGTAAAACTTACTTATCTATTCAACTCTTTAAATACATATAATACCAATCGGTTTTCAACGCCGGAAGCTACTCAACTTTTTAATCGGTTTGCTACATACAATGGGAGCAATCCTTATAAAGCCCCGGCAATGCTGAGTTTGATTCCTCACCTGGAACAAAATCAGGGAGCGTTCTATCCTCATGGCGGAATGATAAGTATTACAAATGCGTTGTTTTCTTTGGCACAAAAAAAGGGAGTACAATTTTATTTTGATACACCGGTAAAAAGAATTATTCATGATAATAAAAAAATAAAAGGAGTCGAAGCAAACGATCTTTTGATACCTGCAGATATTGTTGTTAGCAATGCAGATATTTACTTTACATATAAAAATTTATTGTCTGATATTGCAAGATCACAAAAAGTATTAAAGCAGGAAAGGAGCAGTAGCGCTGTGATCTTTTATTGGGGAATCAAAAAAGAATTTTCTCAATTATTATTACATAATATTTTTTTCAGCAAAAATTATAAAGATGAATTTCAAAAAATTTTTGTTTCAAAAGAATTGAGCGATGATCCGACTGTTTATATCAACGTAACAGCAAAAATGGAACAAGGGCAGGCACCGATAGGAAAAGAAAATTGGTTTGTAATGGTAAATGCTCCGGCTAATACAGGGCAGGATTGGGAACAGGTAAAATTTATTTTACGAAAAAGTATTATTGATAAACTGAATCGGTTGTTGGGTGAAGATATTGAAAAGTTGATCGAAACAGAACGAACATTAGACCCTGTTCAAATTGAGGAACAGACAGCTTCCTATATGGGCTCGTTATATGGAACAAGTTCTAATGCACCACTTGCTGCATTTTTCCGACATGCAAATTTGACCCATGAAATAAAAGACCTATACTTTTGTGGTGGTAGCGTACATCCGGGAGGGGGAATCCCTTTATGTTTAAAAAGTGCTAAAATTGTAAGTGAATTAATTCAATCTCAAATAAAGACCATTGATAAATAA
- a CDS encoding RNA polymerase sigma factor, giving the protein MSTIEFDQLLLSNTEFLKPFAITLTRDNEVAKDLMQETMYRAWANKEKYNVGTNIKAWLYTIMRNIFINNYRRKAKQKTVLDNSATGDFLINYNQYITENTAESILKMKDIEAVLHKLPEIFKNPFMLYFEGYKYHEIADMLHEPLGTVKSRIHFARKLLKEQLTRF; this is encoded by the coding sequence ATGTCTACAATAGAATTTGACCAACTGTTGTTAAGCAATACTGAGTTTCTGAAGCCATTTGCTATAACCCTTACAAGAGACAATGAAGTTGCTAAAGATCTGATGCAGGAAACGATGTACAGGGCCTGGGCAAACAAAGAGAAATATAATGTAGGCACTAATATCAAAGCTTGGTTGTATACCATAATGCGTAATATTTTCATCAATAATTATAGAAGAAAGGCAAAACAGAAGACCGTGTTGGACAACTCAGCTACCGGAGATTTTTTGATCAACTACAATCAATATATAACAGAAAATACAGCCGAAAGCATCCTGAAAATGAAAGATATTGAAGCTGTACTGCATAAGTTACCCGAAATTTTTAAAAATCCTTTCATGTTGTATTTTGAAGGATATAAGTATCACGAGATTGCAGATATGTTGCATGAACCCTTAGGCACAGTTAAAAGCAGAATTCATTTTGCCCGTAAATTATTAAAGGAACAGTTGACAAGATTTTGA
- a CDS encoding MerR family transcriptional regulator translates to MNSFTIKDLENLSGVKAHTIRIWEQRYNFLKPDRTETNIRYYSNAELKQLLNIALLNKYGFKISHINKMNIKEVNEKILSLTNAEALQERIVNELIQHMIDMDIEGLGNVLDKYIMSKGIERTITQIVFPFLEKIGILWVTNHINPAQEHLVSNLIRQKLIVGIDGIVTSINTDKKVLLFLPEGEHHELGLLFINYLLRRRGVATIYLGANIPMQDVDYVVKLKKPTHIYSHLTAISHSFNFDKFISTLTKWFAGTPVIISGQLTTTYSKKIPAPIAFKKSLSSVMDFITSL, encoded by the coding sequence ATGAACTCGTTTACTATAAAAGATCTCGAGAATTTATCAGGCGTTAAAGCTCATACTATACGTATTTGGGAACAGCGTTATAATTTTTTAAAGCCCGATCGTACAGAAACAAATATCCGCTACTATAGTAATGCAGAATTAAAGCAATTGCTGAATATTGCTTTGCTGAACAAATACGGCTTCAAGATATCTCATATCAATAAGATGAATATCAAAGAGGTAAATGAAAAAATTTTATCTCTTACCAATGCAGAAGCATTGCAGGAAAGAATAGTGAATGAGTTGATACAGCACATGATAGACATGGATATTGAGGGCTTAGGAAATGTATTAGACAAGTATATCATGTCTAAAGGAATTGAAAGAACGATTACTCAAATTGTATTTCCTTTTCTTGAAAAAATAGGGATACTTTGGGTTACGAATCACATAAACCCTGCACAGGAGCATCTTGTATCAAATTTGATCCGTCAAAAATTGATAGTGGGTATTGATGGTATTGTTACTTCAATTAATACCGATAAAAAGGTTTTGCTGTTTTTGCCTGAAGGAGAACATCATGAGTTAGGATTGTTGTTTATCAATTATTTATTAAGGAGAAGAGGGGTGGCTACTATTTATTTAGGTGCTAATATCCCTATGCAAGATGTTGATTATGTAGTGAAATTGAAAAAACCAACACATATTTACAGTCACCTGACGGCAATAAGCCATAGCTTTAATTTTGATAAATTCATATCTACGCTTACAAAATGGTTTGCTGGCACGCCGGTCATTATATCGGGGCAGCTTACAACTACTTACTCTAAAAAAATTCCTGCACCGATCGCATTCAAAAAATCACTTTCTTCTGTGATGGATTTTATAACATCTTTATAG
- the idi gene encoding isopentenyl-diphosphate Delta-isomerase produces the protein MNVILVDKNDVQIGVMEKMEAHQKALLHRAFSIFIFNDKEEMLLHKRSDKKYHSPGLWTNACCSHPQPNEETLESALNRLQMEMGFVTGLTEIFSFTYKADFDNGLTEHEFDHVFVGHYNGDILPNTDEVSDYCFMSMEKISASIQSHPHKYTEWFKIAFPKVEDYLALNSVGS, from the coding sequence ATGAATGTAATTTTAGTAGATAAGAATGATGTACAGATAGGTGTCATGGAAAAAATGGAGGCACATCAAAAGGCACTGTTGCATAGAGCTTTCAGTATTTTTATTTTCAATGATAAAGAAGAAATGTTGTTGCATAAACGCTCCGATAAAAAATACCATAGTCCGGGGTTATGGACAAATGCCTGTTGCAGTCATCCACAACCGAATGAGGAAACGCTGGAATCAGCACTCAATCGATTACAAATGGAAATGGGGTTTGTAACTGGCTTAACAGAGATATTCAGTTTCACATATAAAGCAGATTTTGATAATGGGTTGACCGAACATGAATTTGATCATGTTTTTGTTGGTCATTATAACGGAGATATTTTACCCAATACAGATGAAGTAAGTGATTATTGTTTTATGTCAATGGAAAAGATCAGTGCTTCAATTCAATCACATCCTCATAAATATACCGAATGGTTCAAAATTGCTTTTCCAAAAGTAGAAGATTACCTTGCACTTAACTCGGTCGGTAGCTAA
- a CDS encoding phytoene/squalene synthase family protein yields the protein MIHLFHQVSQDCSKTTTEMYSTSFSSAIRLLHKNLQQPVFNIYGFVRFADEIVDSFHGYDKASLLYEFKKETYTAIERGISLNPILNSFQITVKEYKISHDLIEAFFLSMEMDLNKTTYDQKGYAAYIYGSAEVVGLMCLYVFCEGNKERYEKLKPAAQALGAAFQKVNFLRDVKADYEQLSRTYFPGIDFKNFTPTMKKQIEEEIAQDFDKAYKGIAELPIKARFGVYVAYKYYLSLFKKIKKTKPVEILEQRIRIPNYGKAFILAKAGLRRQLNIL from the coding sequence ATGATACATTTATTTCACCAAGTAAGTCAGGATTGTAGCAAGACTACCACGGAAATGTATAGCACATCTTTCAGCAGTGCTATCCGATTACTACATAAAAATCTTCAGCAACCGGTTTTTAATATTTATGGTTTTGTTCGATTTGCTGATGAAATAGTTGACTCTTTTCATGGCTATGATAAAGCATCTTTATTATATGAATTTAAAAAGGAAACATATACTGCTATTGAAAGAGGGATAAGTCTTAACCCAATACTGAATAGCTTTCAAATTACGGTTAAGGAATATAAGATATCACATGACCTGATTGAAGCATTTTTTCTGAGCATGGAAATGGATCTGAATAAAACAACTTACGATCAAAAAGGCTATGCTGCTTATATTTACGGCAGTGCTGAAGTAGTGGGCCTGATGTGTTTATATGTTTTTTGCGAAGGGAATAAAGAAAGATATGAGAAATTAAAACCGGCAGCACAGGCGTTGGGTGCAGCTTTTCAAAAAGTAAATTTTTTAAGAGATGTAAAAGCAGATTACGAGCAATTAAGCAGAACTTATTTTCCGGGTATAGATTTTAAAAATTTTACTCCGACAATGAAAAAACAAATTGAGGAGGAAATAGCGCAGGATTTTGATAAAGCGTATAAAGGAATAGCAGAATTGCCTATCAAAGCCAGGTTTGGCGTATATGTGGCCTATAAATATTATCTTTCTTTGTTTAAAAAAATAAAAAAGACCAAGCCGGTAGAAATTCTTGAACAACGTATCAGGATACCGAATTACGGAAAAGCATTTATATTAGCTAAAGCAGGATTGCGGAGACAGCTGAATATTTTATAA